The following coding sequences lie in one Drosophila sulfurigaster albostrigata strain 15112-1811.04 chromosome 2R, ASM2355843v2, whole genome shotgun sequence genomic window:
- the LOC133838875 gene encoding alpha-taxilin, whose product MEKLSKGKRVAREEKQREQKVEDVVLKSLDEFASSEDKLKALLQRHVESEKNVARLNTEMRALQRHMESQQREKENVQRELNKSVLMRDKLQEVCREQQRILKSVKNESMLQIKVEEERRKESQAKFQNSLTEVQKSLTKNNEENIKLRDYNIEMTKKLKLLAEQYQAREKHLEKLNEQVHLESQLHQAKLNKAQVEAAMEKEILTKENQIGLEKLLQAQRAIKDLTEREQQLKEQLNIYTAKYDDFQQSLQKSNEVFGSYKVELEKMSKHTKKIEKEALGWRQKYEKANAMVIELATEKQQRDQLSERLQKQVEQLQKLLRALQLERTTLHQTLREQNIEIPAMPQLPPEPTPIKIAPVNSDNAKMELMTRNCAELKQTLANLQNQMKLLTTNDAKIAAAEAEKCRQAEEQQRAASNAKKNNKKKAAKSKAKAAAAAAAAATASSAAEPEQEGEQPEQEEQQQQPEEEQESPVESVSETTSETVVDTSETVNETKVPDLIDSKSD is encoded by the exons ATGGAAAAGTTAAGCAAAGGCAAACGGGTGGCACGCGAAGAAAAGCAGCGCGAGCAAAAGGTCGAAGATGTG GTGCTCAAATCGCTGGATGAATTTGCCAGCAGTGAGGACAAACTGAAGGCACTGCTGCAGCGACATGTGGAGAGCGAAAAGAACGTGGCCCGGCTAAACACAGAGATGCGCGCCCTGCAACGGCACATGGAGAGTCAGCAGCGGGAGAAGGAGAACGTGCAGCGGGAGTTGAACAAGAGCGTGCTGATGCGCGACAAGCTGCAGGAGGTGTGCCGGGAGCAGCAGCGCATCCTCAAGTCGGTGAAGAATGAGAGCATGCTGCAGATCAAGGTGGAGGAGGAGCGACGCAAGGAGAGCCAGGCCAAGTTCCAGAACTCGTTGACCGAGGTGCAGAAGTCCCTAACGAAGAACAACGAGGAGAACATCAAACTGCGTGATTACAACATCGAAATGACCAAAAA GTTAAAACTGCTGGCGGAACAGTATCAGGCGCGTGAGAAGCATTTGGAGAAGCTCAATGAGCAGGTGCATCTGGAGTCGCAGCTGCATCAGGCGAAGCTCAACAAGGCCCAAGTCGAGGCGGCCATGGAGAAGGAAATACTCACCAA AGAAAACCAAATTGGACTGGAGAAATTGCTGCAGGCGCAACGCGCCATCAAGGATCTAACGGAGCgcgagcagcagctgaaggAGCAACTGAATATTTACACGGCCAAATACGATGATTTCCAGCAATCGTTGCAGAAATCAAACGAAGTCTTTGGCAGCTACAAGGTCGAGCTGGAGAAGATGTCGAAGCACACCAAGAAGATCGAAAAGGAAGCTCTGGGCTGGCGTCAGAAATACGAGAAAGCCAATGCCATGGTCATTGAACTGGCCACCGAGAAGCAGCAGCGCGATCAGCTCTCGGAACGTCTGCAAAAGCAAGTGGAGCAGCTGCAGAAACTGTTGCGTGCTCTGCAACTGGAACGCACCACATTGCATCAGACGCTGCGCGAGCAGAACATTGAGATTCCCGCCATGCCGCAGCTGCCACCGGAGCCGACGCCCATCAAGATTGCGCCTGTGAATTCGGACAATGCCAAAATGGAGTTGATGACGCGCAATTGCGCCGAGTTGAAGCAAACGTTGGCCAATCTGCAGAATCAAATGAAGTTGCTGACCACCAATGATGCCAAAATCGCTGCTGCCGAGGCGGAGAAGTGTCGACAGGCCGAGGAGCAACAACGGGCCGCAAGCAATGCCaagaagaataacaaaaagaagGCGGCCAAGTCAAAGGCAAAGGCggcggctgcagcagctgcagctgccacagcgtCCTCGGCAGCTGAACCGGAGCAAGAGGGAGAGCAACCAGAgcaggaggagcagcagcagcagccagaggaGGAACAGGAGTCACCTGTGGAAAGCGTGTCGGAAACCACATCGGAGACTGTTGTCGATACTTCAGAGACTGTTAATGAAACGAAAGTGCCTGATTTAATTGATTCGAAGTCGGATTAA